A stretch of the Pogona vitticeps strain Pit_001003342236 chromosome 8, PviZW2.1, whole genome shotgun sequence genome encodes the following:
- the AAK1 gene encoding AP2-associated protein kinase 1 isoform X10 → MKKFFDSRRDQGGSGAGSGSLGGGGSSSSGPGTGYIGRVFNIGRHQVMVDEVLAEGGFAIVFLVRTNNGVKCALKRMYVNNEHDLQVCKREIQIMRDLVGHKNIVGYIDSSINSVSSGDVWEVLILMDFCRGGQVVNLMNQRLQTGFTENEVLQIFCDTCEAVARLHQLKSPIVHRDLKVENILLHDRGHYVLCDFGSATNKFQNPQLEGVNAVEEEIKKYTTLSYRAPEMVNLYSGKLITTKADIWAMGCLLYKLCYFTLPFGESQVAICDGNFTIPDNSRYSQDMHCLIRYMLELDPDKRPDIYQVSYFAFKLAKRECPVPNVQNSSIPAKLPEPVKASEAAAKKSQPKARLTDPIPTMETSITPRQRPKAGQAQPNPGILPIQPALTPRKRPTVPANVQAQAPAPLAGGQPSAPGSVPQPKALPQPTPQPLPPAQPKQPAPAPPAAAPATASQPQVPPAQPQATPQHQLFLKQQQQQQQPPQPQPAAPSAPFYQPPPQAPPSLQTPQVQVMSQAAQPQVKPPFPGVPQGVVAPAQPQPVQNYKQPPPPQQVLAQQAAMQPKAPAGQPKPPAQMLPQPQGQPAVALPASTQDHPQAPPRHQKTLANPSPAAQGQKVGSLTPPSSPKTQRAGHRRILSDVTHSTVFGVPASKSTQLLQAAAAEASLNKSKSASTTPSGSPRTSQQNVYNPPDVSTWNPFDDDNFSKLTAEELLNKDFAKLSDGKSMEKLGSSTENLIPGFQPAPSAAQADAFGSSSLAPVPEMA, encoded by the exons GCGGGTTTGCCATCGTATTCCTGGTGAGGACCAACAACGGCGTGAAATGCGCCCTCAAACGAATGTACGTCAACAACGAACACGACCTGCAGGTCTGCAAACGGGAGATCCAGATTATG AGGGATCTCGTGGGGCACAAGAACATCGTTGGTTACATCGACTCCAGTATAAACTCTGTGAGCAGCGGGGATGTATGGGAAGTCTTGATCCTAATGGATTTTTGCAGAG GGGGCCAGGTGGTGAACCTGATGAATCAGCGCCTGCAGACAGGGTTCACGGAAAACGAAGTCCTGCAGATCTTCTGTGACACCTGCGAGGCCGTGGCCAGGCTgcaccagttgaagtctccgatAGTCCACAGGGACCTGAAG gtagagaacataTTGCTCCACGATCGTGGCCATTATGTCCTGTGTGACTTTGGAAGTGCTACTAACAAATTCCAGAATCCTCAGCTTGAAGGGGTGAATGCAGTAGAAGAAGAAATCAAGAA ATACACCACGCTGTCCTACAGAGCACCAGAGATGGTCAACCTCTATAGTGGCAAGCTGATTACTACAAAAGCAGATATCTGG GCCATGGGTTGCTTGCTGTACAAACTCTGTTATTTTACTTTACCCTTTGGGGAGAGCCAAGTGGCCATCTGCGACGGGAACTTCACCATCCCTGACAACTCCCGCTACTCCCAAGACATGCACTGCCTCATAC GGTATATGCTGGAACTGGACCCTGACAAGAGGCCGGACATTTATCAGGTCTCCTATTTTGCATTCAAGCTAGCTAAGCGGGAATGTCCTGTACCGAACGTCCAG AATTCCTCCATCCCTGCCAAACTCCCAGAACCGGTGaaagccagtgaagctgctgctAAGAAAAGCCAGCCCAAAGCCAG GCTGACGGATCCCATTCCTACGATGGAGACGTCCATCACCCCGCGCCAAAGGCCTAAAGCTGGGCAGGCGCAGCCGAACCCTGGGATCTTGCCCATCCAGCCTGCCTTGACTCCCAGAAAGAGGCCGACCGTCCCGGCAAATGTCCAGGCACAGG CTCCGGCGCCTTTGGCTGGTGGCCAGCCGTCGGCCCCCGGGAGCGTCCCCCAGCCGAAAGCTCTGCCTCAGCCGACGCCTCAGCCTCTCCCGCCAGCCCAGCCCAAGCAGCCGGCCCCGGCACCGCCGGCAGCTGCCCCCGCCACCGCCTCTCAGCCGCAGGTCCCTCCGGCTCAGCCCCAGGCCACCCCGCAGCACCAGCTCTTcttgaaacagcagcagcagcagcaacagccaccGCAGCCGCAGCCGGCGGCACCATCGGCTCCGTTTTATCAGCCGCCACCCCAGGCGCCGCCGTCTCTGCAAACTCCGCAG GTGCAAGTGATGTCGCAAGCAGCGCAGCCGCAGGTAAAGCCGCCCTTCCCAGGTGTGCCACAGGGAGTGGTCGCGCCTGCCCAACCGCAGCCGGTGCAGAACTAtaagcagccgccgccgccgcagcaggTGTTGGCGCAACAGGCCGCCATGCAGCCAAAAGCACCCGCTGGGCAGCCGAAGCCCCCCGCTCAGATGCTGCCGCAGCCGCAAGGGCAGCCAGCCGTGGCCCTGCCAGCCTCGACGCAGGACCATCCG caAGCACCTCCACGCCATCAAAAGACCTTGGCCAACCCTTCGCCAGCTGCCCAGGGACAAAAGGTGGGCTCCCTCACGCCGCCCTCTTCCCCCAAGACCCAGCGAGCTGGACACAGGCGGATTCTGAGTGACGTGACGCACAGCACCGTCTTCGGGGTTCCGGCCAGCAAGTCCACACAGCTTCTGCAAGCAGCCGCAGCCGAGGCCAGCCTCAATAAGTCCAA GTCTGCCTCGACGACGCCTTCTGGGTCTCCCAGGACCTCTCAGCAAAATGTCTACAATCCGCCCGACGTGTCCACCTGGAATCCTTTCGATGACGACAACTTCTCCAAGCTGACCGCGGAGGAGCTGCTCAACAAAGATTTTGCGAAACTAAGTGATG GGAAGTCCATGGAGAAGCTCGGCAGTTCAACAGAGAACCTGATCCCGGGTTTCCAGCCGGCGCCTTCCGCAGCCCAGGCAGACGCGTTTGGCTCCTCGTCTCTCGCTCCTGTGCCAG AAATGGCTTAA
- the AAK1 gene encoding AP2-associated protein kinase 1 isoform X9: MKKFFDSRRDQGGSGAGSGSLGGGGSSSSGPGTGYIGRVFNIGRHQVMVDEVLAEGGFAIVFLVRTNNGVKCALKRMYVNNEHDLQVCKREIQIMRDLVGHKNIVGYIDSSINSVSSGDVWEVLILMDFCRGGQVVNLMNQRLQTGFTENEVLQIFCDTCEAVARLHQLKSPIVHRDLKVENILLHDRGHYVLCDFGSATNKFQNPQLEGVNAVEEEIKKYTTLSYRAPEMVNLYSGKLITTKADIWAMGCLLYKLCYFTLPFGESQVAICDGNFTIPDNSRYSQDMHCLIRYMLELDPDKRPDIYQVSYFAFKLAKRECPVPNVQNSSIPAKLPEPVKASEAAAKKSQPKARLTDPIPTMETSITPRQRPKAGQAQPNPGILPIQPALTPRKRPTVPANVQAQAPAPLAGGQPSAPGSVPQPKALPQPTPQPLPPAQPKQPAPAPPAAAPATASQPQVPPAQPQATPQHQLFLKQQQQQQQPPQPQPAAPSAPFYQPPPQAPPSLQTPQVQVMSQAAQPQVKPPFPGVPQGVVAPAQPQPVQNYKQPPPPQQVLAQQAAMQPKAPAGQPKPPAQMLPQPQGQPAVALPASTQDHPQAPPRHQKTLANPSPAAQGQKVGSLTPPSSPKTQRAGHRRILSDVTHSTVFGVPASKSTQLLQAAAAEASLNKSKSASTTPSGSPRTSQQNVYNPPDVSTWNPFDDDNFSKLTAEELLNKDFAKLSDGKSMEKLGSSTENLIPGFQPAPSAAQADAFGSSSLAPVPGEKTSDILDSSPPRLAVPDPFIPLPLSEAPGSPSSPHHVRRKVLCCYVFY; encoded by the exons GCGGGTTTGCCATCGTATTCCTGGTGAGGACCAACAACGGCGTGAAATGCGCCCTCAAACGAATGTACGTCAACAACGAACACGACCTGCAGGTCTGCAAACGGGAGATCCAGATTATG AGGGATCTCGTGGGGCACAAGAACATCGTTGGTTACATCGACTCCAGTATAAACTCTGTGAGCAGCGGGGATGTATGGGAAGTCTTGATCCTAATGGATTTTTGCAGAG GGGGCCAGGTGGTGAACCTGATGAATCAGCGCCTGCAGACAGGGTTCACGGAAAACGAAGTCCTGCAGATCTTCTGTGACACCTGCGAGGCCGTGGCCAGGCTgcaccagttgaagtctccgatAGTCCACAGGGACCTGAAG gtagagaacataTTGCTCCACGATCGTGGCCATTATGTCCTGTGTGACTTTGGAAGTGCTACTAACAAATTCCAGAATCCTCAGCTTGAAGGGGTGAATGCAGTAGAAGAAGAAATCAAGAA ATACACCACGCTGTCCTACAGAGCACCAGAGATGGTCAACCTCTATAGTGGCAAGCTGATTACTACAAAAGCAGATATCTGG GCCATGGGTTGCTTGCTGTACAAACTCTGTTATTTTACTTTACCCTTTGGGGAGAGCCAAGTGGCCATCTGCGACGGGAACTTCACCATCCCTGACAACTCCCGCTACTCCCAAGACATGCACTGCCTCATAC GGTATATGCTGGAACTGGACCCTGACAAGAGGCCGGACATTTATCAGGTCTCCTATTTTGCATTCAAGCTAGCTAAGCGGGAATGTCCTGTACCGAACGTCCAG AATTCCTCCATCCCTGCCAAACTCCCAGAACCGGTGaaagccagtgaagctgctgctAAGAAAAGCCAGCCCAAAGCCAG GCTGACGGATCCCATTCCTACGATGGAGACGTCCATCACCCCGCGCCAAAGGCCTAAAGCTGGGCAGGCGCAGCCGAACCCTGGGATCTTGCCCATCCAGCCTGCCTTGACTCCCAGAAAGAGGCCGACCGTCCCGGCAAATGTCCAGGCACAGG CTCCGGCGCCTTTGGCTGGTGGCCAGCCGTCGGCCCCCGGGAGCGTCCCCCAGCCGAAAGCTCTGCCTCAGCCGACGCCTCAGCCTCTCCCGCCAGCCCAGCCCAAGCAGCCGGCCCCGGCACCGCCGGCAGCTGCCCCCGCCACCGCCTCTCAGCCGCAGGTCCCTCCGGCTCAGCCCCAGGCCACCCCGCAGCACCAGCTCTTcttgaaacagcagcagcagcagcaacagccaccGCAGCCGCAGCCGGCGGCACCATCGGCTCCGTTTTATCAGCCGCCACCCCAGGCGCCGCCGTCTCTGCAAACTCCGCAG GTGCAAGTGATGTCGCAAGCAGCGCAGCCGCAGGTAAAGCCGCCCTTCCCAGGTGTGCCACAGGGAGTGGTCGCGCCTGCCCAACCGCAGCCGGTGCAGAACTAtaagcagccgccgccgccgcagcaggTGTTGGCGCAACAGGCCGCCATGCAGCCAAAAGCACCCGCTGGGCAGCCGAAGCCCCCCGCTCAGATGCTGCCGCAGCCGCAAGGGCAGCCAGCCGTGGCCCTGCCAGCCTCGACGCAGGACCATCCG caAGCACCTCCACGCCATCAAAAGACCTTGGCCAACCCTTCGCCAGCTGCCCAGGGACAAAAGGTGGGCTCCCTCACGCCGCCCTCTTCCCCCAAGACCCAGCGAGCTGGACACAGGCGGATTCTGAGTGACGTGACGCACAGCACCGTCTTCGGGGTTCCGGCCAGCAAGTCCACACAGCTTCTGCAAGCAGCCGCAGCCGAGGCCAGCCTCAATAAGTCCAA GTCTGCCTCGACGACGCCTTCTGGGTCTCCCAGGACCTCTCAGCAAAATGTCTACAATCCGCCCGACGTGTCCACCTGGAATCCTTTCGATGACGACAACTTCTCCAAGCTGACCGCGGAGGAGCTGCTCAACAAAGATTTTGCGAAACTAAGTGATG GGAAGTCCATGGAGAAGCTCGGCAGTTCAACAGAGAACCTGATCCCGGGTTTCCAGCCGGCGCCTTCCGCAGCCCAGGCAGACGCGTTTGGCTCCTCGTCTCTCGCTCCTGTGCCAG GTGAAAAGACCAGTGACATCCTGGATTCTAGTCCTCCACGGTTGGCTGTCCCTGACCCCTTCATTCCCCTTCCGCTCTCTGAGGCACCAG GGAGCCCTTCGTCCCCACATCACGTCCGAAGAAAAGTTCTCTGCTGCTATGTGTTTTATTGA